Within the Rubrobacter calidifluminis genome, the region GGGGGTGCTTTCACGATGGAGCCAGACTTCGAGCTCGCAGTGAGAAACCGCGGGGACCTCGTAACGGTGGTGCACCGTGACTAGGGAGGAACGGGAGGTCCGGGAGGAGCTCGCCGGGCGAGTGCGGGCGTTCGGGCGCTCGCTGCACATACGCCACGTGGACGCCGGTTCGTGCGGGGCGTGCGAGTCGGAGGTGCAGGCGCTGCAGAACCCGTTCTACGACCTGCACCGCGTCGGGCTCTTCTTCACCCCCTCCCCCCGTCACGCCGACCTGCTACTCGTCACCGGGCCGGTGACCCGGGCGATGGAGCGTCCCCTGAAGATGGCCTACGAGGCGATGCCCGACCCGAAGGTCGTGATCGCGGCCTGCGGCCCGGCGTGCGGCGGCGGGATCTACGGCCGCTCGTACGCCACGCTGGGCGGGGTGGACGCGGTGCTGCCGGTCGACGTCTACGTCCCGGGGAGCCCACCCCACCCGCTCTCGCTCCTGCACGGCATCCTGCTCGCCCTGGGACGCATCGAGCAGAAGATAGGCCGCGAGGAGCACGTCGCCGGGAGGGTCTCTTGAGCGGCATGACGTTCTCCCTCTGCCTGCTCTCGCTCGCGCTCGGCGCCGCCGTCTCGCTCCTCTTCGGGAAGCGCGGGGCGCAGGCAGGCCTCACCCTCGGGGCCCTGGGAGGGGCTCTTGCCATCGCCGCCGGGCTTTTGGCGATCTACGCCGGCGGCTTCACGCTCTCCGTGGATCTCGGATACGGGCCCGGCAGGGCCGCCTTCTCGCTCGACGGGCTCTCCGGGTTCTTCGTCCTCACGACCGGGCTCGTGCTGCTGCCGGTCTCGGTGTACAACCTGCATCAGCAGGTGCGAAGAAGCCGCGTGACCTACGCCGCGCTCTACGATCTTCTGGCCCTCGCGACGCTTTTGGTCTTCGCCTCGGAGAACGCTTTCGCCTTCCTGTTCTTCTGGGAGGTCGCGGCCGGGGCGTTCTACGCGCTCGTCGCCTTCGAGGACGGAAGGGAGGGGCGCGTCGGCGCCAGCTACCTCTACTCGGCCGCCTCGAAGCTGGGTACGGCGATGATCCTCGCGGCCTTCTTCCTGGCTTTCGCGCAGGCCGGCACCTTCGGCTTCCCGGAGATGGCTCGCTCGCACCTCTCCGGCGGGTACGCGAGCGCAGCCTTCGTCCTCGCGCTCGCCGGGTTTGCGGTCAAGGCCGGGGTAGTGCCGCTCCAGGTCTGGCTCCCCTCCTCCTACTCCTCGGCCCCGCCCGGCGCCGCAGCGCTTTTGGCAGGAGGTATCCTGAACCTGGGTTTCTACGGCATCGTGCGCTTCGACGTCCAGGTGCTCGGCCCGGGCCCCACCTGGTGGGGAATACTCGTGTTGCTCCTCGGTGGCATCTCTGCCGCGGTTGGGATCCTCTACGCCATCGCCCAGCGCGACCTCAGCCGCTTCGTCGCCTACTCCAGCGTGGAGAACGCCGGCATAATCCTGATAGGGCTCGGCATCTTCATGATCGGCTCCTCAGAGAAACTCTACCCCCTCGCAGCCCTCGGGGTGGTGGTGGCGCTCCTGCACATGCTGCACCACTCTTTGGCCAAGTCGCTGCTGTTTTTAGGGGTGGGAGCCGTAGACCGCGCCACGGGCACGCTCCAGATGGACCTCCTCGGGGAGCTGGCCAGAAAGATGCCAAAGACGGCCCTCCTCTCTTTCGTGGCCGTGCTCTCTCTGGCCGCGCTCCCCCCATCGAGTGGCTTTGCAACCGAGTGGCTCACCCTGGAGAGCCTGATGCAGGGCTTCAGGCTCCCTGAGCTCTCCGCACGGGCGGCGATGGCCATAGCGGGTGCGTTTCTGGCGCTGGCTGGAGGAGTCGCGATCCTCGGGTTCGTCAAGCTCTACGGAGGGGTGTTTCTGGGCAGGGGACGCTCGGAGGCTACGAGGAAGGCAAAAGATCCCTCCGTTGCGGGGCTTGTGGGGATGGGGACCCTGGCGCTGCTCGGTTTGAGCGTGGGGGTTCTGGCACCCCTCTGGATCCGGGTGGTGGCAAAAGCCACGGCGAGCCTCACCCCCGCGGGGGACATCTCGGGGAGGATGTTCTCGATGTGGCCGGTGCTGCAGCCCGCCTACGAAAACTTCTCTGCGCTCTCGCCCACGCTGCTCGCGCTCGCGCTGCCGGCGCTGGTGGTGATGGCGTGGGGGGCCGTGAGGATCTTCGGCGGCAGGGAGATGGTCCGGGGGAGGGTATGGACCTCCGGGGAGGCATCTACTGGGGGCGTGGGTTACACGCCGAGGGGCTTCTCCAACGCGCTGCGCACGGTCTTCTCGGACTTCTACCGGCCGAAGGAGGAGGTCGTGGGGCGTCTGTACCGCTCGCGCACGCTCTTCTGGCTCGAAGGTAGCTTCTACGAGTGGGCATCCGGCGTCCTCCTCGGGGTGACGCGGAGGATGAAGAGGATCCAGTCGGGCAACCTCTCGGCGTACCTCCTGTACGTCTTCGTGGTCCTCATGCTCGTGCTCGTCTACGCCTCGGCCGGGTAGACCGTGATCCGCCGGCTGCGACACGCTCCGGGTCCGGAGGAGACCGGCTCCCTCAGGGTCGCCCGGGCCGACGTCCTAGGCTCGCTCTCCTCCGGGGGGTGCATCTTCTGCCGGCGGGAGGGCGAGTCGGTCGGGCGGTTCTTCTTCTGGTACCTGCACGAGGGCTATTCCCAGCCGGAGAACGTGGAGCGACTGCGGCGATCGGGCGGGTTCTGCCCCGCTCACACCTCCTTCCTGATCCAGCAGGCCGTACCTCAGACGGTCGCGAGCATCTACCTGCCTCTGATCTCCGCGGCGGCGGAAGACCTGCGCGGAGAGGGAGGTGCCTTCTCTTTGGAGGCCCCGTGTCCGGCGTGCACCGCCGCAAGACGGGGTCGGGAGAACCTCCTGAGCTCGCTCGTATCCTCCCTGCGAGACAGTGAGGTGCGCGGCGCCCTCCGCCGCAGCCGGCCCCTCTGCCTGCCCCACCTGCTGTGGCTCGCGCCGACCCTCTCCTGGGACGAGCTCGCCTTCGTGGTGGGGGTGATGCTCGACGAGATCCAGGAGGGGATACGCACGGGCTCCCTCTCCACCCCGCTTTGGGGATCACCACATCCCGGGGAGAGCCCCCCGCCCGAAGCCCCACCCGCCACCAGCAGCACACCTGGAAGGGGCTGGTCTCCGGCCGTGGCGGAGCTCAGGTTCGACCTCTCCCGCCCCGGCTGCCCCGTATGCCGGGCGGAGGAGGAAGGGCTGGGACGCTACCTGAGCTGGCTCTCACGGGAGGTCGCTGAGCACCCCCACCACCGCTGGGAAGAAGCCCTCGGGCTCTGCGGGGAGCACGGACGGGCCTTCGGAGAGCTCTCGGAGGCTTCCGGTAGGCTCCTCATGGAGCTCGCCTCCCGCTGGCAGGAGAGGCTCGGCGCGCTGGGGGATGCCCTGCGAGAGGAGAGGCCCCCGGAAGGTTTCCTCCCCCGTCTGGCGCGCCTGCCCACCCTTTTCGGGAGCCTGCGGCGCGAGTCCGCGGCAC harbors:
- a CDS encoding NADH-quinone oxidoreductase subunit B family protein: MTREEREVREELAGRVRAFGRSLHIRHVDAGSCGACESEVQALQNPFYDLHRVGLFFTPSPRHADLLLVTGPVTRAMERPLKMAYEAMPDPKVVIAACGPACGGGIYGRSYATLGGVDAVLPVDVYVPGSPPHPLSLLHGILLALGRIEQKIGREEHVAGRVS
- a CDS encoding proton-conducting transporter membrane subunit, giving the protein MTFSLCLLSLALGAAVSLLFGKRGAQAGLTLGALGGALAIAAGLLAIYAGGFTLSVDLGYGPGRAAFSLDGLSGFFVLTTGLVLLPVSVYNLHQQVRRSRVTYAALYDLLALATLLVFASENAFAFLFFWEVAAGAFYALVAFEDGREGRVGASYLYSAASKLGTAMILAAFFLAFAQAGTFGFPEMARSHLSGGYASAAFVLALAGFAVKAGVVPLQVWLPSSYSSAPPGAAALLAGGILNLGFYGIVRFDVQVLGPGPTWWGILVLLLGGISAAVGILYAIAQRDLSRFVAYSSVENAGIILIGLGIFMIGSSEKLYPLAALGVVVALLHMLHHSLAKSLLFLGVGAVDRATGTLQMDLLGELARKMPKTALLSFVAVLSLAALPPSSGFATEWLTLESLMQGFRLPELSARAAMAIAGAFLALAGGVAILGFVKLYGGVFLGRGRSEATRKAKDPSVAGLVGMGTLALLGLSVGVLAPLWIRVVAKATASLTPAGDISGRMFSMWPVLQPAYENFSALSPTLLALALPALVVMAWGAVRIFGGREMVRGRVWTSGEASTGGVGYTPRGFSNALRTVFSDFYRPKEEVVGRLYRSRTLFWLEGSFYEWASGVLLGVTRRMKRIQSGNLSAYLLYVFVVLMLVLVYASAG